A single Sulfurimonas aquatica DNA region contains:
- a CDS encoding HesA/MoeB/ThiF family protein has translation MMQYFHRQVQLWGEETQLLLQDKKIAIVGSGGLGSSLAFALGSTGIGEIHMIDFDEVSLHNIHRQIAFKVGDEGENKALINSQLIEQRCPYAKAIAHNCNFIEWTKKGIEVDLIIDATDNLPTRGDINAYAKSINMPWLYGSVEAWHGQVAFIENSSFNDAFKIIKKTPAGIAAPIVMHIASLQANLALRYLAGLSVKKDTLYYLFFNEDGELITQKFGLPKAD, from the coding sequence ATGATGCAATATTTTCACCGTCAAGTACAACTATGGGGAGAAGAAACACAACTACTTCTTCAAGATAAAAAAATCGCCATTGTAGGTTCGGGTGGTTTAGGTTCATCTCTGGCGTTTGCTCTTGGGTCAACTGGAATAGGTGAGATTCATATGATTGACTTTGATGAAGTCAGTCTACATAATATTCATAGACAGATAGCTTTTAAAGTTGGTGATGAAGGGGAAAATAAAGCTTTAATTAATTCTCAGCTCATCGAGCAAAGATGCCCATATGCAAAAGCAATTGCGCATAATTGTAATTTTATTGAGTGGACTAAAAAAGGGATAGAAGTAGACCTTATTATAGATGCAACGGATAATCTGCCAACTCGTGGAGATATTAACGCTTATGCAAAAAGTATCAATATGCCATGGCTATATGGAAGCGTTGAAGCTTGGCATGGTCAAGTGGCGTTTATAGAAAACTCATCATTTAATGACGCTTTTAAAATCATCAAAAAAACTCCAGCAGGAATTGCCGCTCCAATTGTTATGCACATAGCATCACTACAAGCAAATTTAGCTCTGCGTTATTTAGCGGGTCTTAGCGTAAAAAAAGACACTCTTTACTATCTATTTTTTAATGAAGACGGTGAACTTATTACTCAGAAGTTTGGTTTGCCAAAAGCGGATTAA
- a CDS encoding carbon-nitrogen hydrolase family protein: MKTAVLQLNSQGLSSTKLYNHIRVASTKGVKVLVLGEYVLNPFFKELQNMSLSMIKEQAEQQTKILKELSSTYSITIIAPLIIVKKKELYKTIVKFSPSSTSYYYQQYLINYSHWNEEKFFSNTISSTLSPMIFKVDGVKFAIISGFELHFDDLFRKLESKNIDCLIVPSVSTFDSYERWKALVVARAFTHNFYILRANRIGEYHDKEFTWKFYGDSFLASPNGYVEEHLGNKEELMLVDIHHSEVIQARRSWGFKEAIKKRIKS; this comes from the coding sequence ATGAAAACTGCCGTTTTACAGTTAAACTCCCAAGGTTTAAGTTCTACAAAACTTTATAACCATATTCGGGTTGCTAGTACAAAAGGCGTTAAAGTTCTTGTTCTAGGAGAGTATGTACTTAACCCATTTTTTAAAGAGTTACAGAACATGTCTCTTAGTATGATCAAGGAGCAAGCAGAACAACAGACAAAAATACTAAAAGAGCTCTCAAGCACTTATTCTATAACTATTATAGCTCCACTAATAATTGTTAAAAAGAAGGAACTCTACAAAACCATAGTAAAATTTTCTCCATCTTCCACATCCTATTATTACCAACAGTATCTTATCAACTACTCGCATTGGAATGAAGAAAAGTTTTTCTCAAATACCATCTCCTCTACGCTTTCACCTATGATATTTAAAGTAGATGGAGTAAAATTTGCCATTATTAGTGGTTTTGAGCTACACTTTGATGATCTGTTTAGAAAACTGGAATCTAAAAATATAGATTGTCTTATAGTACCAAGCGTATCTACGTTTGACTCCTATGAAAGGTGGAAAGCATTAGTAGTGGCACGTGCGTTTACTCATAACTTTTATATTTTAAGAGCAAATCGCATAGGAGAGTATCATGATAAAGAGTTTACTTGGAAATTTTACGGTGACTCTTTTTTAGCCTCTCCAAATGGGTATGTAGAAGAGCACCTAGGAAATAAAGAGGAGTTGATGCTTGTTGACATACACCACTCAGAAGTTATACAAGCGCGTCGTTCATGGGGTTTTAAAGAAGCTATAAAAAAAAGAATTAAATCTTAA
- the xseB gene encoding exodeoxyribonuclease VII small subunit produces the protein MDKKTVGFEEKLENAKKILETLMNPEITLQNSVKAYEDGMKELTQATKMLEDAQIKIAEIKAS, from the coding sequence ATGGATAAAAAAACAGTAGGTTTTGAAGAAAAACTTGAAAATGCAAAAAAAATACTAGAGACGTTAATGAATCCGGAAATCACCTTGCAAAATAGTGTAAAAGCTTATGAAGATGGAATGAAAGAGCTTACCCAAGCTACAAAAATGTTAGAAGACGCTCAGATCAAAATAGCAGAGATAAAAGCTTCATAA
- the metX gene encoding homoserine O-acetyltransferase MetX, whose translation MSLNLQTHTEHFTNPLYLESGRILEPYDITYETYGTFNDDKSNVVVVCHALTGSHHAAGIYEGEVKAGWWDGLIGPNKAIDTDKYFVICSNVIGSCFGSTGPMSPQHPHHEPYRYKFPVVSIKDMVKAQRILFDRLDIHRVHAIIGGSMGGMQALQFAVHYPNFSNKIISLAATHATQPWAIAFNKVAQESILKDPDFRQGYYDPLLIQEDGLSGMAVGRMAGHISFLSPESMREKFGRDYKRTDGLYELFGKFQIETYLEYNGYNFTKWFDPLAYLYITKAINIYDLSRGFDSLSEALKRVTAELHLISFKNDVLFKNFEMKEIADELDAIGNINYTYLDVDSDYGHDAFLVELPKFENNIKDMLNG comes from the coding sequence TTGTCTTTAAACCTACAAACACATACTGAGCATTTTACAAACCCTCTTTATCTGGAGAGTGGACGTATACTAGAGCCTTATGATATTACTTATGAAACATATGGAACTTTCAACGATGATAAGAGTAATGTAGTTGTTGTTTGTCATGCTCTTACAGGCTCGCACCATGCCGCTGGAATTTACGAAGGTGAAGTAAAAGCTGGCTGGTGGGATGGTCTAATAGGTCCAAATAAAGCTATAGACACCGATAAATATTTCGTAATATGTTCCAATGTCATAGGAAGCTGTTTTGGCTCAACCGGTCCTATGAGTCCACAGCATCCACATCATGAACCATACCGTTATAAGTTTCCCGTTGTAAGCATAAAAGATATGGTAAAGGCGCAACGCATACTATTTGATAGACTTGATATTCATAGAGTTCATGCAATTATTGGTGGTTCCATGGGTGGAATGCAAGCTCTCCAATTTGCGGTACACTATCCAAATTTTTCTAACAAAATCATCTCTTTGGCAGCGACCCATGCAACGCAGCCATGGGCCATCGCGTTTAACAAAGTAGCACAGGAGTCGATTCTAAAGGACCCTGATTTTAGACAAGGGTATTACGACCCATTACTTATACAAGAAGACGGTCTTTCAGGTATGGCTGTTGGTCGTATGGCTGGGCATATTAGTTTTTTATCTCCTGAATCAATGCGAGAAAAATTTGGTCGTGATTATAAACGCACAGATGGGCTTTATGAGCTTTTTGGAAAATTTCAAATTGAGACTTACTTAGAGTATAATGGCTATAATTTTACTAAATGGTTTGACCCTTTAGCATACTTATACATTACAAAAGCGATAAATATTTACGACTTAAGTCGTGGGTTTGACTCTCTAAGCGAAGCGCTCAAACGCGTAACCGCAGAACTACATCTCATCAGTTTTAAAAATGACGTTTTATTTAAAAACTTTGAGATGAAAGAGATTGCAGATGAATTAGACGCCATTGGAAATATAAACTATACCTATTTAGACGTTGATAGCGACTATGGTCACGACGCGTTTCTTGTAGAGTTGCCTAAGTTTGAAAATAATATAAAGGATATGCTAAATGGATAA
- a CDS encoding O-acetylhomoserine aminocarboxypropyltransferase/cysteine synthase family protein: MDLQTKALHSGYQKDGARTMAVPIYQSTAYEFRDVEHAANLFALKELGYIYTRLNNPTTDVFEKRFAELEGGEAAIATSSGMSAIFFAIANAAEAGDNIVCAKQLYGGSLTQTAHTLKRFGIESRFFDVHKPEEIEALVDDKTKVIFFESLTNPSIDVADIEAITAIANKHGILTVVDNTVATPVLCRPFEFGADISVHSASKYTTGQGLAIGGIMVERKGLLEKLKGNPRYAHFNEPDASYHGLVYVDVPLPPYTLRARLSLLRDIGAVSSPFNSWLFIQGIETFALRMREHSSNALQLAEYLESHPKVLKVNYPGLKSNSNYANAQKYFDNGASSGLLSFEVSSLEEATKIVNATELYSLVVNIGDSKSIITHPASTTHQQLTQEELNACGVPAGLIRISCGLESIKDLIADIKQALEA; this comes from the coding sequence ATGGATTTACAAACAAAAGCACTACACTCAGGATACCAAAAAGATGGGGCAAGAACTATGGCCGTTCCTATCTACCAATCAACTGCATATGAATTTCGCGATGTTGAGCATGCAGCAAATCTTTTTGCACTCAAAGAGCTAGGTTATATATATACTCGCCTAAATAATCCTACAACAGATGTCTTTGAAAAACGTTTTGCAGAATTAGAAGGTGGAGAAGCTGCTATTGCTACTTCAAGTGGAATGAGTGCTATATTTTTTGCTATAGCTAATGCGGCAGAGGCTGGTGACAATATCGTATGTGCAAAACAACTCTATGGTGGAAGTCTAACACAAACAGCACATACACTTAAACGCTTTGGAATTGAGTCGCGTTTCTTTGACGTACATAAGCCAGAGGAGATAGAAGCACTTGTAGATGATAAAACAAAAGTTATCTTTTTTGAATCATTAACAAACCCAAGTATTGACGTAGCTGATATTGAAGCGATTACTGCGATTGCTAATAAACATGGTATTTTAACAGTTGTTGACAACACGGTAGCTACACCCGTTCTTTGTCGTCCATTTGAATTTGGTGCGGATATTTCCGTTCATAGCGCTTCAAAATACACTACTGGTCAAGGTCTAGCTATTGGTGGCATTATGGTAGAGAGAAAGGGTTTACTAGAAAAACTAAAGGGAAATCCTCGTTATGCTCATTTTAATGAGCCTGATGCTTCTTATCATGGCCTAGTCTATGTTGACGTGCCGCTTCCACCATATACGCTCAGAGCTCGTTTATCACTACTGCGTGATATTGGCGCAGTTTCTTCTCCATTTAACTCATGGCTGTTTATCCAAGGTATTGAAACTTTTGCTCTTCGTATGAGAGAACACTCCTCAAATGCTTTACAATTAGCAGAGTACTTAGAGTCACACCCAAAGGTGTTAAAAGTAAACTATCCAGGATTGAAGAGTAATTCAAACTATGCAAACGCACAAAAATATTTCGACAATGGCGCGTCAAGTGGTCTACTTAGTTTTGAAGTTTCATCCCTAGAAGAAGCTACAAAAATAGTAAACGCGACTGAACTTTACTCTTTAGTGGTAAATATCGGTGATTCAAAATCAATTATCACTCACCCAGCTTCAACGACTCACCAACAATTAACGCAAGAAGAGTTAAATGCTTGTGGTGTTCCTGCTGGACTTATTCGTATCTCATGTGGATTAGAGAGTATTAAAGACCTCATAGCCGATATTAAACAGGCACTCGAAGCCTAA
- a CDS encoding YebC/PmpR family DNA-binding transcriptional regulator yields the protein MGRAFEYRKASKLKRWGAMSKLFPKLGKIITMAAKEGGIDPDSNSKLRTAILNAKAENMPKDNIEAAIKRASAKDTASMLEVNFEGKAPHGVLLFIECMTDNNTRTVANVKNILTKQGGEMLTNGSLEFMFDRKALIEFNLKEGMDLEELELELIDAGLEEIEAEDGVCMVTADYTSFGTLTTALEEMGVEITKANLERMANTPIEISEEAQADIDKILERLEDDEDVQNIFTNLV from the coding sequence ATGGGTAGAGCGTTTGAGTATAGAAAAGCATCAAAATTAAAGAGATGGGGAGCAATGTCTAAGCTTTTCCCAAAACTTGGTAAGATTATTACTATGGCTGCAAAAGAGGGTGGAATTGATCCAGATAGTAACTCTAAACTTCGAACAGCTATACTCAATGCCAAAGCTGAAAATATGCCAAAAGATAATATTGAAGCAGCGATTAAGCGTGCAAGTGCAAAAGACACAGCGAGTATGTTAGAAGTTAACTTTGAAGGTAAAGCCCCTCATGGTGTTTTACTATTCATAGAGTGTATGACAGATAACAATACTAGAACAGTGGCAAATGTGAAAAATATTTTAACTAAGCAAGGTGGAGAGATGCTTACAAATGGCTCTCTAGAATTTATGTTTGATAGAAAAGCTCTCATAGAGTTTAACCTTAAAGAAGGAATGGATCTAGAAGAGCTAGAATTAGAACTTATTGATGCTGGCCTTGAAGAGATTGAAGCTGAAGATGGTGTTTGTATGGTAACGGCAGATTATACAAGTTTTGGAACATTGACTACAGCACTCGAAGAGATGGGTGTTGAGATAACAAAAGCGAACTTAGAAAGAATGGCAAATACTCCAATAGAGATATCCGAAGAAGCTCAGGCTGACATTGATAAAATTTTAGAAAGATTAGAAGATGATGAGGATGTACAAAATATTTTTACTAATTTAGTATAA
- a CDS encoding IS3 family transposase, whose amino-acid sequence MSRKKGQTYTAEQKTKIVLEMLREEMTTSQIATKYKITSQSLGKWKTQFLENASLAFDVSGATKAYRDEIEELKTENDGLAKALGKATIKAEWAAGKLKSLDLINKKSLIESKHNKISVSEQCEVIGISRSHYYYRPAPMSQDDIKLLHRIDEVATENSEYGYRFIHEQLKEDGFSIGKHRVLKYMGILGIQAIYPTKKKLTSLKNQAHPIYEYLLKQYWTKIGRKKSVYVPTPNEVWSGDITYIRINGGFMYLAAVIDWHSKAILSYKISNSMDATLATDVLEDALSKYPKPKIFNSDQGSQYTSHEHTRLLKKHDIQISMNGKGRSIDNIVIERFFRTLKHGNIYINDYETIKDLKEGVKAYIYKYNFKRFHSSLDYRKPMNVYLEYLKNVG is encoded by the coding sequence ATGAGTAGAAAAAAAGGGCAAACTTACACTGCCGAACAAAAAACTAAAATAGTCTTAGAAATGTTAAGAGAAGAGATGACAACAAGTCAGATAGCGACTAAGTATAAAATCACTTCTCAATCATTGGGAAAGTGGAAAACTCAATTTTTAGAAAATGCATCTTTAGCGTTTGATGTTAGTGGTGCTACTAAAGCTTACCGTGATGAGATAGAAGAGTTAAAAACTGAAAATGATGGACTTGCTAAAGCACTTGGTAAAGCAACTATTAAAGCGGAGTGGGCAGCGGGAAAGTTAAAGAGCTTGGACTTGATAAATAAAAAGTCTCTGATAGAGTCTAAGCATAATAAAATATCTGTGTCAGAGCAGTGTGAAGTGATAGGTATAAGTAGAAGTCATTACTATTACAGACCAGCACCAATGAGCCAAGATGATATAAAACTACTCCACAGAATAGATGAAGTAGCTACTGAAAATTCAGAGTATGGTTATAGATTTATCCATGAGCAATTAAAAGAGGATGGCTTCAGTATTGGAAAGCATCGAGTGCTGAAGTATATGGGAATACTTGGCATACAAGCTATCTATCCAACTAAAAAGAAACTAACAAGCCTCAAGAATCAAGCACATCCAATTTATGAGTATCTACTCAAACAATATTGGACTAAGATTGGAAGAAAAAAGAGTGTTTATGTGCCAACTCCAAACGAAGTGTGGAGTGGAGATATTACTTACATCCGTATCAATGGTGGCTTTATGTATTTAGCAGCCGTTATAGACTGGCACAGCAAGGCTATTCTCTCATATAAAATATCAAACTCAATGGATGCAACACTAGCTACTGATGTTCTTGAAGATGCACTCAGTAAATATCCTAAGCCTAAAATATTCAATTCAGACCAGGGCAGCCAATATACAAGTCATGAACATACACGGTTACTTAAAAAACACGATATTCAAATATCAATGAATGGCAAAGGAAGAAGCATAGATAATATTGTCATTGAGAGATTTTTCAGAACTCTCAAGCATGGAAATATTTATATAAATGATTATGAAACAATTAAAGATTTAAAAGAAGGAGTTAAAGCATATATTTACAAATACAATTTTAAGAGATTTCATTCAAGTTTAGATTATAGAAAACCCATGAATGTCTATCTTGAATATCTGAAAAATGTAGGGTAA
- a CDS encoding type II secretion system F family protein produces MKYFVATVLTKGKKEQQGLYAENKQEATSYAKLKFSGIIIKVAEGQEPLDKQFERFKKNLLKNIRKKKIKPDALIASVRQLAVMTNAGISIHDSLNQIADASDDEALTTVFSKLADDINSGYSLSASMENFRFEVGNLTIAMVLLGEKTGNLDQSLYALADMLEEIRSNITKFKKAMAYPRNVMIAMAVAFTVLISYVVPQFKSIFEELGAELPLPTLILLTLENLVNNYGIYLGAILFASFITLKYSIMPLKIKTTILKI; encoded by the coding sequence ATGAAATATTTTGTTGCCACAGTCTTAACCAAAGGTAAAAAAGAACAGCAGGGTCTCTATGCTGAGAATAAACAAGAAGCGACTAGCTATGCTAAGTTAAAATTTTCTGGAATTATTATCAAAGTGGCTGAGGGACAAGAGCCCTTAGATAAGCAATTTGAAAGATTCAAAAAAAATCTACTTAAAAATATTAGAAAGAAAAAAATTAAACCAGATGCTCTAATTGCATCTGTGAGACAACTTGCAGTTATGACAAATGCAGGTATATCTATACACGATTCGCTTAACCAAATCGCTGATGCAAGTGATGATGAAGCTTTAACAACAGTATTTTCTAAACTAGCAGATGATATTAACTCTGGATATTCTCTCTCAGCATCAATGGAAAACTTTAGGTTTGAAGTTGGGAACTTAACAATAGCAATGGTTCTATTAGGTGAGAAAACTGGTAATCTAGATCAATCATTATATGCTTTAGCTGATATGCTAGAGGAGATTCGCTCAAATATTACAAAGTTTAAAAAAGCTATGGCATACCCAAGAAATGTAATGATAGCTATGGCTGTAGCTTTTACAGTTCTTATCTCATATGTTGTACCACAATTTAAATCCATTTTTGAGGAGTTAGGTGCTGAACTCCCTCTACCAACTTTAATTTTATTAACCTTGGAGAACCTTGTTAATAATTATGGTATATATTTAGGAGCTATACTTTTTGCGTCATTTATCACATTAAAATATTCTATAATGCCCCTAAAAATCAAGACAACTATTCTAAAGATTTAA
- a CDS encoding GspE/PulE family protein, whose product MDRITTDLLAEGSIMKGQVDRLLAKGISENLILRDITLSGFMTMDRLVRYIVQKVRDGVYDLSIIDNYDYIHEKVVLEKLAHELDQVFVDLDSIDMDYNLTSKVPLAQLQKFNVIPVSQDEMSITIAFHDPLNIDAQEAMQRLFPRKIVKIALSTKKQIASYLYKIALKDSVKDLVKKIQDELNSINSIEEQQEASSILLLIDVILKTCINARSSDIHIEPTEKNCVVRGRVDGKLIETFIFEKNIYPPLASRLKLLANLDIAEKRKPQDGRFSTAVGKREYDFRISTLPILYGESIVMRVLDKEKALVRLEDAGMDSVSYQKLLKGLAAPYGIILVTGPTGSGKTTTLYGALNELRNVEDKVITVEDPVEYRMNLIQQVQVNAKVGLSFADALRSILRQDPDKIMIGEIRDQETLEIAIKAALTGHLVISTLHTNDSISAIPRMADMGIEHYLISGALVAIQAQRLVRKICKHCKVEEELSATVLEEIDGIIPEGTRFYKGAGCKECGDSGYMGREMICEVLNITEELSSLIAKGASKDMMLEQAKKDGFIDIFQNGIQKAIDGVTSIEEILKVAKG is encoded by the coding sequence TTGGATAGAATAACAACAGACTTACTCGCTGAAGGCTCAATTATGAAGGGCCAAGTTGATAGACTTTTAGCAAAAGGTATCAGCGAAAATTTAATACTACGTGATATTACTCTTTCTGGTTTTATGACTATGGATAGGCTTGTTCGTTACATTGTTCAAAAAGTAAGAGATGGTGTTTATGACCTCTCTATTATTGACAATTATGATTATATCCATGAAAAAGTAGTCTTAGAAAAACTTGCTCACGAACTTGATCAGGTGTTTGTAGACTTAGATTCAATAGATATGGATTATAACCTGACAAGTAAAGTGCCCTTGGCTCAACTTCAAAAATTTAATGTAATTCCTGTTTCACAAGATGAAATGAGCATAACGATTGCATTTCATGACCCTCTTAATATAGATGCTCAAGAGGCTATGCAGAGGCTATTTCCAAGAAAAATTGTAAAAATTGCTCTTTCTACAAAAAAGCAGATTGCTTCATACTTATATAAAATTGCACTTAAGGATAGTGTCAAGGATCTCGTTAAGAAGATACAAGATGAACTAAATTCTATCAATTCTATAGAAGAGCAGCAAGAGGCATCTTCTATTCTTTTACTTATTGATGTTATTTTAAAAACATGTATTAATGCGAGGTCAAGTGATATACATATAGAACCAACTGAAAAAAACTGTGTCGTACGTGGACGAGTTGATGGAAAACTAATAGAAACATTTATATTTGAAAAAAACATCTATCCACCTTTAGCATCTAGACTTAAGCTCTTAGCTAACTTAGATATAGCAGAGAAAAGAAAACCTCAAGATGGCCGTTTTTCTACAGCTGTAGGAAAACGTGAATATGACTTTCGTATCTCTACACTACCTATTCTTTATGGTGAGTCTATTGTTATGCGTGTTTTAGATAAAGAAAAAGCACTTGTGAGACTTGAAGATGCCGGAATGGACTCAGTTAGTTATCAAAAACTTCTTAAAGGGCTTGCTGCTCCCTATGGTATTATCTTGGTAACTGGACCTACTGGTAGTGGTAAAACTACAACCTTATACGGTGCACTTAATGAGCTAAGAAATGTTGAAGATAAAGTCATTACCGTTGAGGATCCTGTAGAGTATCGAATGAACCTTATTCAACAAGTACAAGTAAATGCTAAAGTTGGACTTAGTTTTGCAGATGCACTGCGTTCCATATTAAGACAGGATCCTGACAAGATAATGATAGGTGAAATTCGCGACCAAGAAACACTTGAAATTGCCATTAAAGCAGCTCTTACCGGTCACCTAGTTATATCCACTTTGCATACAAATGACTCTATAAGTGCTATACCTCGTATGGCTGATATGGGAATTGAGCACTACCTCATTAGTGGGGCACTCGTTGCTATTCAAGCACAAAGACTTGTAAGAAAAATATGTAAGCATTGTAAAGTGGAAGAGGAACTCTCAGCGACTGTTCTTGAAGAGATAGACGGCATCATTCCTGAAGGCACTAGATTTTACAAGGGTGCAGGCTGTAAAGAGTGTGGTGATAGTGGATATATGGGAAGAGAGATGATTTGTGAAGTTTTAAATATTACAGAAGAGCTCTCATCTTTAATAGCAAAAGGTGCTTCTAAAGACATGATGCTTGAACAGGCTAAAAAAGATGGTTTTATAGACATCTTTCAAAATGGTATTCAAAAAGCTATTGATGGTGTTACTAGTATTGAAGAAATTCTCAAGGTTGCTAAAGGATGA
- a CDS encoding tetratricopeptide repeat protein yields MLNIIELEKRWLHYKIKSFIPHITIFVSLTIISSILYIFVIDPKEKIDTKITSSTKEEITKIELPVIEKELPPMVKKEEVIEQVNAPLNKKTVQLEPSLNFMKKMQSSIQPYNNYNKSTPTYDTPTETRKVVTVAPKQEEKSIKEIVPDKKVDTKITPKVKTSTIDKPTEEEPKHINIQKRNTQNDINDIIRRFKKNNNPALSLFVAKKYYELGNYNQAYNYSLITNKINKDIEASWIIFSKSLFKMGKKDMATKTLQEYIKSSQSSSARILLDDIHSGKFK; encoded by the coding sequence ATGCTTAATATAATTGAACTAGAAAAACGTTGGTTACACTATAAGATCAAATCATTCATCCCTCATATAACTATTTTTGTGAGTTTAACCATAATTTCTTCGATACTCTATATCTTTGTTATTGATCCAAAAGAAAAAATAGATACCAAAATCACTTCATCCACTAAAGAAGAGATAACAAAGATAGAGCTTCCTGTCATAGAAAAAGAACTACCACCTATGGTTAAAAAAGAAGAAGTAATTGAGCAAGTAAATGCACCCTTAAATAAAAAAACTGTGCAACTAGAGCCATCCTTAAATTTTATGAAAAAAATGCAAAGTTCAATTCAACCATATAATAACTACAACAAAAGTACTCCTACATATGATACTCCTACTGAAACTAGAAAAGTAGTTACTGTAGCTCCAAAGCAAGAAGAAAAGTCTATCAAAGAAATAGTACCCGATAAAAAGGTAGATACAAAGATTACTCCAAAAGTTAAAACTTCCACGATAGACAAACCTACAGAAGAAGAGCCTAAGCATATTAATATACAAAAAAGAAATACTCAAAATGATATTAACGATATTATTAGAAGGTTTAAAAAAAATAACAACCCTGCTTTGAGCCTTTTTGTTGCTAAAAAATACTACGAACTAGGTAACTATAACCAAGCATATAACTACTCTTTAATTACTAACAAAATAAATAAAGATATAGAAGCTAGTTGGATTATATTTTCAAAATCACTCTTTAAAATGGGTAAAAAAGATATGGCAACTAAAACTCTTCAGGAGTATATAAAATCATCCCAATCAAGTAGTGCTAGAATACTTCTTGACGATATCCACTCAGGAAAATTTAAATGA
- a CDS encoding ATP-binding protein: MSSIFVNSKDVFLDIVNAKDYIQLDRVSTIYQSLKDSIKKPLKMVLLYGRPGTGKSMFLTKLYNDLSSSQEVYLYQTPILDESEFYKTLAQDIFNIKYSGELNFTQFMKVVNSKEVETIPVVLLDEAQLYSEALMEKIRLLSDTRTIKFVITLHKTEKEDIIAKEHFQTRIWETIELENASVSELKIYIQKKLMKANCFDSANMFTMKSVNRIYKITNGNYRDTNKLLYTLFDIYSIYESEKKISSLKTDSVSNKIIEMSAIHTGLINA, encoded by the coding sequence ATGAGCAGTATCTTTGTAAATTCTAAAGATGTATTTCTAGATATTGTAAATGCTAAAGACTACATACAACTCGACAGAGTATCAACAATTTACCAATCCCTCAAAGACTCCATAAAGAAACCGTTAAAAATGGTACTTCTTTATGGTAGGCCAGGTACTGGTAAAAGTATGTTTTTAACAAAACTATATAATGACCTATCTTCATCTCAAGAGGTTTACCTTTACCAAACTCCTATTTTAGACGAGAGTGAATTTTACAAAACTCTTGCCCAAGATATTTTTAATATTAAATATAGTGGTGAACTTAATTTCACTCAATTTATGAAAGTTGTTAATTCCAAAGAAGTTGAAACTATTCCCGTGGTTCTATTAGATGAAGCCCAATTATACTCTGAAGCCTTGATGGAAAAAATACGATTACTCTCTGACACAAGAACAATTAAGTTTGTTATAACACTTCATAAAACTGAAAAAGAAGATATTATTGCAAAAGAGCATTTTCAAACAAGAATATGGGAGACTATTGAGCTAGAGAATGCTTCTGTGAGTGAACTTAAAATATATATCCAAAAAAAACTTATGAAAGCAAACTGTTTTGATAGTGCTAACATGTTTACAATGAAATCAGTAAATAGGATATATAAAATTACAAATGGTAATTATCGAGATACCAACAAACTTCTCTATACACTTTTTGACATTTATTCAATATATGAAAGTGAAAAAAAAATCTCTTCTTTGAAAACTGATAGTGTCTCAAATAAGATTATTGAAATGTCTGCTATACATACAGGTCTAATTAATGCTTAA